In the Anastrepha obliqua isolate idAnaObli1 chromosome 1, idAnaObli1_1.0, whole genome shotgun sequence genome, one interval contains:
- the LOC129251267 gene encoding uncharacterized protein LOC129251267, translating into MNKPPDNKVNLPPNLPALKWDKTKQSNFTSNEPVYLLMSRPNNPDNLKNISPFLIQKAINLTCSEVEYCKKIISGQILIKTKNGSQANKLTTLTALSNTIIVEITPHKTLNYSKGVIYCNELRSIPESEILDELKPQNICAVKKILKKVNNDLIETGLIILTFATTTLPTKIHIGYIKTTVRPYIPPPMRCKNCFKFNHVAEFCKSPKSWHNCASNYHINDETQEKCNNPTKCGNCDVNGLTCTNHTTLDKKCPIFIREKKIQTIKITSQVDNKTARAIYKERHPHNNYTFAEVTSLHTSKQTTLNSQSEHQNSPHFNHPPAVQPTKPPTKPTTPILSLKIAWKQRSCNIQM; encoded by the coding sequence ATGAATAAGCCACCGGACAATAAAGTAAATTTACCTCCCAATTTACCTGCACTCAAATGGGACAAAACAAAGCAATCAAACTTTACATCGAACGAACCGGTATACCTACTCATGTCCAGACCCAATAACCCAGACAATTTAAAGAATATATCACCCTttttgattcaaaaagcaatcaACTTAACTTGCAGTGAAgttgaatattgcaaaaaaattattagcggccaaattttgatcaaaaccaAAAACGGCTCACAAGCTAACAAATTAACTACACTAACAGCGCTTTCAAACACAATCATTGTTGAGATTACACCACACAAGACACTTAATTATTCGAAAGGCGTAATATATTGTAACGAACTACGATCAATACCCGAAAGTGAAATTCTCGATGAACTAAAACCCCAAAATATATGCGCGgtgaaaaaaatactcaaaaaagtGAACAATGACCTGATTGAAACAGGattaattatattaacatttgccaCAACAACATTGCCAACGAAAATACATATCGgttatattaaaacaacagtTCGCCCATACATCCCCCCACCAATGCgatgcaaaaattgttttaaatttaatcacGTAGCTGAATTCTGCAAAAGTCCAAAGTCCTGGCATAACTGTGCAAGCAATTACCATATTAACGACGAAACCCAAGAGAAATGTAATAATCCTACGAAATGCGGCAATTGCGATGTGAACGGACTAACATGTACTAATCACACCACTCTCGACAAAAAATGTCCCATATTTATACGcgagaaaaaaatccaaacaaTTAAGATCACCTCACAAGTCGACAACAAAACTGCACGAGCTATTTACAAAGAACGACATCCACACAACAACTATACATTTGCAGAAGTCACCAGTCTACATACATCTAAACAAACAACACTCAACTCACAATCAGAACATCAAAACTCACCACACTTTAATCACCCACCCGCAGTACAGCCAACAAAACCACCAACAAAGCCAACCACACCAATCCTCTCACTGAAAATAGCATGGAAACAAAGATCATGCAATATTCAGATGTAA